A genomic region of Herbaspirillum sp. DW155 contains the following coding sequences:
- a CDS encoding CidA/LrgA family protein has product MNLPPLAILLVFQCLGEGAAQLLGLPVPGPVIGMLLLLIAFLSSPRLAQLMEPTSWGILQHLSLLFVPAGVGVIAAAGQLKGDLPAIVVALVVSTVLAIAVGALVTNAAMKRFTSARQARSDEESH; this is encoded by the coding sequence ATGAACCTCCCCCCCCTAGCCATCCTGCTGGTCTTCCAATGCCTGGGCGAAGGCGCCGCGCAATTGCTGGGCCTGCCCGTTCCCGGACCGGTGATCGGCATGCTCCTGCTGCTGATCGCCTTTCTCTCCTCACCACGTCTGGCGCAGCTGATGGAGCCCACTTCCTGGGGCATCCTGCAGCATCTTTCGCTGCTGTTCGTGCCGGCCGGGGTGGGCGTGATTGCCGCGGCCGGCCAGCTCAAGGGCGATCTGCCGGCCATCGTGGTGGCGCTGGTAGTGAGTACCGTGCTGGCCATCGCCGTCGGCGCACTGGTGACCAACGCGGCCATGAAACGCTTCACCAGCGCGCGCCAGGCGCGCAGCGATGAGGAGTCGCACTGA
- a CDS encoding type I secretion system permease/ATPase — protein sequence MTMDKDRPPGQAAALEDATYHAADSANLDLLRLYAQLNGLSLDARQLAQYFSEPDKPIGLAEMVAALHALEFDASVEKGRTGQLGASLLPLIAEGRDGRFLLLGRIEAGEVVAQVAGEDQPRQMTLTEFEAAWTCRWIKAMRRASIQEQNRTELHRFGIGWFWQALRKYRGLMGEVLLASFFVQVFALITPLFFQVVIDKVLTHRSLSTLDVMVVAMVGVAIFEVLLTGMRHYLFSHTTNRVDVELGAKLFRHLMHLPLAFFESRRSGDTVARMRELENARHFLTGQALTSWLDLIFALVFLVVMFYYSPTLTFIVLATLPIFFGASWLITPLLRKKLEDKFALGAENQTFLVETITAMETLKAQAVEPQWQREWERRLGDYVNAAFHGGHLASATNQFISLTSKLLTVILLWAGARLVIEGELTVGGLIAFNMLSGRVNAPILKLASFWQDFTQMKVSIRRLADIMDAPAEPAFQLTRAMPSAIRGDISLREVTFRYRPDGANVLENVSVDVAAGQIVGLVGISGAGKTTLVRLLQRLYTPQRGRILVDGIDLNLVDAGWLRRQIGVVGQDTILFNRSVRENIALANSGLSMEEIMHAARLAGAHEFILELPEGYDTVIGERGSKLSGGQRARISIARALVANPRLLLLDEATAALDYESERIIHDNMADICRGRTVFIVAHRLSTLRLAHRILVLERGKIIESGHHQELVSRKGRYHALYQAHQVLEGGPSIVNQDRTEAAHV from the coding sequence ATGACGATGGACAAAGACCGGCCACCAGGCCAGGCCGCTGCATTGGAAGACGCAACATACCATGCTGCCGATAGTGCCAATCTGGACCTGCTGCGCTTGTATGCGCAACTTAACGGACTCAGCCTGGACGCCAGACAGTTGGCGCAGTATTTTTCTGAGCCTGACAAGCCAATCGGGCTGGCGGAGATGGTTGCCGCCCTCCACGCTCTGGAATTTGATGCCTCCGTGGAGAAGGGACGAACAGGGCAATTGGGGGCGAGTCTTTTGCCATTGATCGCAGAAGGACGTGACGGGCGTTTTCTGCTGCTGGGCCGCATCGAGGCCGGCGAGGTCGTCGCGCAAGTGGCCGGCGAGGATCAGCCACGCCAGATGACATTGACAGAGTTCGAGGCAGCCTGGACCTGCCGCTGGATCAAGGCAATGCGCCGTGCCAGCATTCAGGAGCAGAATCGCACTGAGCTTCACAGGTTTGGCATCGGATGGTTCTGGCAAGCCTTGCGCAAGTATCGTGGCCTGATGGGAGAGGTTTTGCTGGCATCTTTTTTCGTACAGGTCTTCGCCCTGATCACCCCCTTGTTTTTCCAGGTAGTGATCGACAAGGTGTTGACGCATCGCTCGCTCTCCACGCTCGATGTCATGGTAGTGGCGATGGTGGGCGTCGCCATTTTCGAGGTGCTGCTCACAGGGATGCGGCACTATCTCTTTTCCCATACCACCAATCGCGTGGACGTGGAACTAGGCGCCAAGCTGTTCCGACATCTGATGCATTTGCCACTGGCCTTCTTCGAGTCGCGCCGTAGCGGCGATACAGTGGCGCGTATGCGTGAACTGGAAAATGCCCGCCATTTCCTGACGGGGCAGGCGCTCACCAGTTGGCTGGATCTGATCTTTGCGCTGGTATTTCTGGTGGTGATGTTTTATTACAGCCCTACGCTGACCTTCATCGTATTGGCCACCTTGCCGATCTTCTTTGGGGCTTCCTGGCTGATCACGCCCTTGCTGCGCAAAAAACTGGAAGACAAGTTCGCCTTGGGCGCAGAAAACCAGACCTTCCTGGTGGAGACCATCACCGCTATGGAAACCCTAAAAGCGCAGGCGGTCGAGCCTCAGTGGCAGCGTGAATGGGAGCGCCGCCTGGGTGATTACGTCAATGCCGCATTCCATGGAGGGCATCTTGCCAGCGCCACCAACCAGTTCATTTCGCTGACCAGCAAGTTGCTGACGGTGATTCTGTTGTGGGCCGGGGCGCGACTGGTGATCGAGGGCGAGCTGACGGTGGGTGGTCTGATTGCCTTCAACATGCTCTCCGGCCGGGTCAATGCCCCTATTCTGAAACTGGCCTCCTTCTGGCAGGATTTTACCCAGATGAAAGTTTCGATCAGGCGCCTGGCCGATATTATGGATGCGCCCGCAGAACCCGCTTTTCAGCTCACTCGCGCGATGCCTTCCGCCATCCGTGGTGATATCAGCCTGCGCGAAGTGACCTTTCGTTACCGGCCGGATGGAGCGAATGTGCTGGAGAACGTGTCGGTCGACGTGGCTGCCGGGCAGATCGTCGGCCTGGTGGGCATATCCGGCGCAGGCAAGACCACGCTGGTCCGGTTGCTGCAGCGACTATATACCCCTCAGCGCGGGCGCATCCTGGTCGATGGCATTGACCTGAACCTGGTGGATGCCGGCTGGCTGCGCCGACAGATTGGTGTAGTAGGGCAGGACACTATCCTGTTCAACCGTTCGGTGCGCGAAAATATCGCTCTTGCCAATAGCGGGCTGAGCATGGAAGAGATCATGCATGCGGCCAGGTTGGCAGGTGCCCATGAATTTATTCTGGAACTACCGGAAGGCTACGATACCGTGATCGGCGAACGCGGGAGCAAGCTTTCGGGAGGGCAGCGGGCACGTATCTCCATCGCCCGCGCCCTGGTTGCCAATCCACGGCTGCTGCTGCTGGATGAAGCTACGGCGGCATTGGATTACGAGTCCGAGCGCATCATCCACGACAATATGGCCGACATCTGCCGAGGGCGCACCGTCTTCATCGTGGCGCATCGCTTGTCGACCTTGCGTCTTGCGCATCGCATTCTCGTACTTGAGCGAGGCAAGATCATCGAGAGCGGCCACCATCAAGAGCTGGTGTCAAGAAAAGGGCGCTATCACGCGCTCTACCAGGCACATCAGGTGCTGGAGGGAGGCCCGTCGATCGTCAACCAGGATCGCACGGAGGCGGCCCATGTCTGA
- a CDS encoding TolC family outer membrane protein: MRSTKVGRRAAWLAVVLMGFSSFADAQTISEAYRQAVQHDPVLESAHHAMEAAKEKLPQARAGLLPNVQATFGTNTQRGDVSFSDAPYLSRDARTRSWSLQLTQPLFRLANWVALDQADAQVRHAEAAYAQAQQELILRVAQAYFDVLVAEESLEVAQVQLAAVEQQLALAKRNFDVGTSTISDTYESKARLDLARSQHIGAMHVLSGKRAEYARITGEEPHALLMLDADNDLPKPDPADLSAWIATARENHPSVRLQQAVQEVAKKEIARARAAHAPTIDLTVSHGGNKAAGSLVSPADIDTRSRSNQIGIQINIPIFSGGATESRVRESVAHYHKARADVDAAGRQALMAARLAFNAFDSGKSQIAALKAAVQSSISALEASKIGYRTGTRINIDVLNAQQQLASARRDLVKARYETLMEGLKLKAAAGVLAEQDIYQIDAMMIRKIPGRIQIPGRISEH; the protein is encoded by the coding sequence ATGAGGTCGACCAAGGTGGGCAGGCGCGCAGCTTGGCTGGCGGTGGTGCTGATGGGGTTCTCCTCGTTCGCGGACGCGCAGACCATCAGCGAGGCTTATCGTCAGGCCGTGCAGCATGACCCTGTTCTGGAATCCGCCCATCATGCTATGGAAGCAGCAAAGGAGAAACTTCCGCAGGCACGCGCGGGTCTTTTGCCGAATGTCCAGGCGACTTTCGGGACCAATACGCAGCGTGGTGACGTGTCGTTCAGTGATGCGCCATATCTGTCACGCGATGCACGCACACGCTCATGGTCCTTGCAATTGACTCAGCCATTATTCCGCCTGGCCAATTGGGTGGCGCTGGATCAGGCAGATGCGCAGGTCAGGCATGCCGAAGCTGCTTACGCCCAGGCCCAGCAAGAATTGATCCTGCGCGTAGCTCAGGCCTACTTTGATGTGTTGGTGGCCGAGGAAAGTCTGGAGGTGGCGCAGGTGCAATTGGCTGCGGTAGAACAGCAGCTGGCCCTGGCCAAACGCAATTTCGATGTGGGCACGTCCACCATTTCGGATACCTATGAATCCAAGGCGCGTCTCGATCTTGCAAGGTCGCAGCACATCGGTGCGATGCATGTGCTCTCCGGCAAGCGCGCTGAATACGCACGCATTACCGGAGAGGAGCCCCATGCACTGCTGATGCTTGATGCGGATAATGACTTGCCAAAACCCGATCCTGCCGATCTGTCCGCATGGATCGCTACCGCGCGCGAGAACCATCCGTCCGTGCGTCTTCAGCAAGCTGTTCAGGAGGTGGCGAAAAAGGAAATCGCCCGTGCCAGGGCTGCGCACGCGCCTACTATCGACCTGACTGTCTCTCATGGGGGCAACAAAGCTGCCGGGAGCCTGGTTTCGCCGGCCGATATTGATACGCGATCACGTTCAAATCAGATCGGCATACAAATCAATATTCCGATTTTTTCCGGAGGTGCGACCGAATCCAGGGTCAGGGAGAGCGTCGCCCATTACCACAAGGCCCGTGCAGATGTTGATGCCGCAGGCCGGCAAGCCTTGATGGCAGCGCGGCTGGCCTTCAATGCATTTGATAGCGGCAAGTCACAGATCGCCGCCTTGAAGGCGGCGGTACAGTCGAGTATCAGCGCACTCGAAGCCAGCAAGATCGGCTATCGCACAGGCACACGCATCAACATCGATGTACTCAATGCCCAGCAACAATTGGCCAGTGCACGGCGTGATCTGGTCAAGGCCAGATACGAGACCCTCATGGAGGGCTTGAAGCTGAAGGCGGCGGCGGGCGTCCTCGCCGAACAGGACATTTATCAAATCGACGCCATGATGATCAGAAAGATACCGGGACGTATCCAGATCCCGGGGCGGATATCCGAACATTGA
- a CDS encoding LrgB family protein encodes MHGLARLTDVWVYLAASPLLGLTTTLVAYLFAVWVYRRLGYNPLANPVLIAIAIVVSILTLTHTPYKTYFEGAQFVHFMLGPATVALAMPLYKQWHNFRRAVLPLLLGLAAGSVTAVVSAVGIAYAMGASRDIVISMAPKSATTPIAMAISERFGGLPSLTAVLVICTGILGAVLARYVLNFLRIDSHPVRGFALGVASHGIGTARALQVSAEMGAFAGLGMGLNGVFTAVLVPVLMPLLLRWMGH; translated from the coding sequence ATGCACGGCCTGGCTCGCCTGACCGACGTCTGGGTCTATCTCGCCGCCTCGCCGCTGCTGGGGCTGACCACCACGCTGGTGGCCTATCTGTTTGCGGTGTGGGTCTACCGCCGCCTGGGCTACAACCCGCTGGCCAATCCGGTGTTGATTGCCATTGCCATCGTGGTCAGCATCCTCACCCTCACGCACACACCCTACAAGACCTACTTCGAGGGCGCGCAATTCGTCCACTTCATGCTCGGCCCGGCCACCGTGGCGCTGGCCATGCCGCTGTACAAGCAGTGGCACAATTTCCGGCGCGCAGTGCTGCCGCTACTGCTGGGGCTGGCGGCAGGCTCGGTGACCGCCGTCGTGTCGGCAGTGGGGATCGCCTATGCGATGGGCGCCTCGCGCGATATCGTCATCTCCATGGCACCCAAGTCCGCCACCACACCCATTGCCATGGCCATCTCGGAACGCTTCGGCGGCCTGCCGTCGCTGACCGCCGTGCTGGTGATCTGTACCGGCATCCTCGGGGCGGTGCTGGCGCGCTATGTGCTCAACTTCCTGCGCATCGACAGCCATCCGGTGCGCGGCTTTGCGCTGGGCGTAGCCTCGCATGGCATCGGCACGGCGCGCGCCTTGCAGGTCAGTGCCGAGATGGGAGCCTTCGCCGGTTTGGGGATGGGGCTCAACGGTGTCTTCACTGCGGTGCTGGTGCCGGTGCTGATGCCCTTGTTGCTGCGCTGGATGGGACATTGA
- a CDS encoding LysR family transcriptional regulator has protein sequence MDKLQAMETFVAVVESGSFVAAVDVTGQSKPAVSRQVSELEQFLGIRLLHRTTRRLSLTDEGRVYFRRCKELLESIQDAESEVGLSSDQACGRLRIGAPQDFGVEQLAPLWGRFTEQHPLITLNIVLSDRTIDLLEEGFDMAIRISTLGDSRMVARPLAPVRMIACASPTFLQRHGMPASPAELRDFPFISYSYRNGGDEWHFKHEHGDTCQVRVRSTVYVNNGATCRAMAIAGQGIAIQPDFIVNAAIQSGQLVELFEGWTTGEQLVVHTLYPTRTHLPPKVQRMRDFLVEQFKVPPWCPKPGPVHT, from the coding sequence ATGGACAAGTTGCAAGCGATGGAAACCTTTGTCGCCGTGGTCGAGAGCGGCAGTTTCGTGGCGGCGGTAGATGTCACGGGCCAATCCAAACCGGCGGTCTCGCGCCAGGTGTCGGAACTGGAACAGTTCCTGGGCATCCGCCTGCTCCACCGCACCACACGGCGGCTCTCGCTGACCGATGAGGGCCGGGTCTACTTCAGACGCTGCAAGGAATTGCTGGAATCCATCCAGGATGCGGAGAGCGAAGTCGGACTCAGTTCCGACCAGGCCTGCGGCCGGCTGCGCATCGGCGCCCCGCAGGATTTCGGGGTCGAGCAACTGGCGCCGCTGTGGGGCAGGTTCACCGAACAGCATCCGCTGATCACGCTCAACATCGTCCTGTCGGACCGCACCATCGACCTGCTCGAAGAAGGTTTCGACATGGCCATCCGCATCAGCACCCTGGGCGACAGCCGCATGGTGGCGCGCCCGCTGGCGCCGGTGCGCATGATCGCCTGCGCCTCGCCGACGTTCCTGCAGCGGCATGGCATGCCGGCAAGCCCGGCGGAATTGCGCGACTTTCCCTTCATCTCCTACAGCTACCGCAACGGTGGCGACGAGTGGCACTTCAAGCACGAGCATGGCGACACCTGCCAGGTGCGCGTGCGCTCCACCGTCTACGTCAACAACGGCGCCACCTGCCGCGCCATGGCCATCGCCGGCCAGGGGATTGCGATCCAGCCGGACTTCATCGTCAACGCCGCCATTCAGTCGGGCCAGCTGGTGGAACTGTTCGAGGGATGGACCACAGGAGAGCAACTGGTCGTGCACACGCTCTATCCGACACGCACCCACCTGCCGCCGAAGGTGCAGCGCATGCGGGATTTCCTGGTGGAGCAATTCAAGGTGCCGCCATGGTGCCCGAAGCCGGGGCCTGTTCACACTTGA
- a CDS encoding HlyD family type I secretion periplasmic adaptor subunit, whose protein sequence is MSEAQRSHRVSTPVTEMHPFSTAAINLQARPPQFVARMISLTICLIALLVILYAVLAHIDIVVSAQGRVIPSGRSKVIQPLESGVVKEILVRDGQKVRAGAVLLILDQTASNADRQRLQHELWETETDVARLEALSRGSARLVHAEGVPREIVESQQAILSSRLSEQNSRMAYAEAEVARRQADYDAILSSVEQLRNSLPLVEKKHRMREELAQTGHIAETGLIETKLELINMRKELSVQQNRLKESEATRRAAVQQKAQAVAEFQARISSDRVEAIKKRNAIHQELVKAMQRSDLQVLKAPLDGVVQQLAVTTVGGVVTPAQALMSIVPENAALEVEAQVNNRDIGHIRVGQRVIAKVETFDFTRYGFIEGQVQWVGTDAVMDPKQGPVYPVRIQLRDFKTPNAVHGKPGIIVAGMNVTADIKTDERRMMEYFLAPLLRYKEESMRER, encoded by the coding sequence ATGTCTGAAGCACAGCGTAGCCACCGTGTATCTACCCCTGTTACGGAGATGCATCCGTTCTCGACCGCTGCCATCAACCTGCAGGCGCGTCCGCCGCAGTTCGTGGCGCGCATGATCAGTCTCACGATTTGCCTCATCGCCTTGCTGGTCATCCTCTACGCGGTCCTGGCGCATATCGATATCGTGGTCTCCGCACAAGGCAGAGTCATCCCCTCCGGCAGGAGCAAGGTGATCCAGCCGCTGGAGAGCGGAGTGGTCAAGGAAATCCTTGTGAGGGACGGTCAGAAGGTCCGTGCTGGCGCCGTTTTGCTGATATTGGATCAAACCGCCAGCAATGCTGACCGGCAACGCCTGCAACATGAACTATGGGAAACCGAGACCGACGTGGCAAGGCTGGAGGCCTTGTCCCGAGGAAGCGCTCGTTTAGTACACGCTGAGGGGGTACCCAGGGAAATCGTAGAGAGCCAGCAGGCGATCCTGAGCAGCCGGCTAAGCGAGCAGAACTCAAGGATGGCCTATGCGGAGGCTGAAGTAGCACGTCGACAGGCTGACTATGACGCGATCTTGTCCAGCGTTGAGCAATTGCGTAATAGTCTGCCATTGGTGGAGAAGAAGCATCGGATGCGCGAAGAATTGGCGCAGACAGGACATATCGCAGAAACAGGCCTGATTGAGACCAAGCTTGAACTGATCAATATGCGCAAGGAATTGAGCGTTCAGCAGAATCGTCTGAAAGAATCCGAGGCAACTCGCCGTGCCGCCGTTCAGCAGAAAGCTCAGGCCGTCGCTGAATTCCAGGCAAGGATCTCTTCAGACCGGGTGGAAGCGATAAAGAAACGTAACGCGATCCATCAGGAACTGGTCAAGGCCATGCAGCGCAGTGATCTCCAAGTGTTGAAAGCTCCTCTGGATGGGGTCGTTCAACAACTTGCGGTGACCACGGTCGGCGGCGTGGTCACTCCGGCGCAGGCGCTGATGAGCATTGTTCCCGAGAATGCTGCGCTGGAGGTCGAGGCGCAAGTCAACAATCGGGACATCGGGCATATCCGCGTCGGCCAGCGTGTCATCGCCAAGGTGGAGACCTTCGACTTCACACGCTACGGCTTTATCGAGGGGCAGGTTCAATGGGTGGGAACCGATGCAGTCATGGATCCGAAGCAAGGGCCCGTTTATCCCGTTCGGATTCAGTTGCGGGACTTCAAGACTCCCAATGCCGTGCATGGAAAGCCGGGCATCATCGTCGCGGGAATGAATGTAACGGCTGATATCAAGACCGATGAACGTCGCATGATGGAATATTTTCTTGCGCCTTTGCTGAGGTATAAAGAGGAGTCGATGCGTGAACGCTAA
- a CDS encoding toxin-activating lysine-acyltransferase, which produces MSDAEQEVSGEQLGKLAEMAMEQARRVGQKIPLLGPITWLMMQQSATRHGLISDLEWRVMPPLLLDQAKLYFRQELPLAFVSWARLNEEAAQRYREPPHRLAPADWHGGDQVWLIDLLAPYGGVQDVLDDLRKNIFAGQIIRQLAPMSPGAAKVIRWEPLEATAAQ; this is translated from the coding sequence ATGAGCGACGCAGAACAAGAGGTTTCGGGAGAGCAGCTTGGCAAGCTGGCAGAGATGGCCATGGAGCAGGCCCGACGGGTGGGCCAGAAGATTCCGCTACTTGGGCCGATTACCTGGTTGATGATGCAGCAGAGCGCTACCCGGCATGGCTTGATCAGCGATCTGGAATGGCGTGTCATGCCGCCCCTGTTGCTGGACCAGGCCAAGCTCTACTTCCGCCAGGAACTGCCGCTGGCCTTCGTCAGTTGGGCAAGGCTGAACGAAGAGGCTGCGCAGCGCTATCGTGAGCCGCCGCATCGGTTGGCGCCCGCCGACTGGCATGGCGGAGATCAGGTATGGCTTATCGATCTGTTGGCACCTTATGGTGGAGTTCAAGATGTCTTGGACGATCTGCGCAAGAATATCTTTGCTGGTCAGATCATTCGCCAGTTGGCCCCAATGTCTCCGGGAGCGGCCAAGGTCATCAGATGGGAACCGCTTGAGGCTACTGCAGCCCAATAG